The nucleotide sequence CTTTGCGCCATGCGGGTTCAATATCTGCGTGGAAAGCGCGGCTGCGATGACGGCCAGCAACATGCCGATGGGGCGGACGAACAATTCGCGCAAGGTCAGGAGCTGGCCTGAAGCAGGGCGCCATTTATGCAGGAGATGTTCTGCCCATTCACCCACAGAGAAAGCGAAGAGGAGGGCGAGCCCATAGACGAGACCGCCATGGATATTGGCCCATAGGGCAAAGAGTGCGGGCAGGCCGAGCCATTGCCAGCGACGGGAACGTCCGCAACGCGTATCGAGATACAGGAGCAGCGTGAAGATGACGCCGGAGAGGAAGTCGGGGCGCTCAAAGAATCGTGGACGGGCGATGATGACGGCCAGAGTGATGAACCAAAAAGGCCAAAGGGAATCGGCTGAACCCAAGCGACGGGCGGTGAGCCAGGTGAGTGCGATCGCCATCATGGCAAGCAGGCATTTGGCCGTGGTAAGAGCGGTCACTCCGCCGAGTTTGTCCAAAAGATAAAGACCCGTGGCAGGCAGCCACTGATGCAAATACCACGGCTCTTCCGGCGTGGTGTAGGCGAAGGTGTTCAGGGCCGGGATGCTTTTATGCTCCAATACATAGGCTCCGGTGCGGATATGATAGCCCAGATCGATATCCGAGATGTGGAAGAGAGCGGCCAGAAAGGTGAACGCCAACAGGCCAGCCAGCAAAAAGCCGACCGTACGATTGGGTTTGGTTTCCATGCAGTTCAGTTTGAGTCGCTCACCCAGCCCTGTCTTGGGCCGGAGGCTGGAGCGCATCGTGCGAACGGGCGAGGGCGGTCACAAGCAAATTGTCTGAGGGCGTGGACAGGATGCTGCAGGTGGGTTAAGTTGAGGGCGCACAGCAAACGAGAAAGGGATCAACATGAAATGTGTATTCACTTCATCGAACAGTGCGGAGGCGGGCCTGCTGAAGAGCCGGCTGGAGGAGGCTGGCATAGAATGCGAACTGCGTAATGAATTCGCCGCTCAGGCCCTGCCGGGAACGGCGTTTGATCCGGAGGTTTGGGTGTTGGATGATGCGCAATATGAGGAGGCATGCGCTCTGATGGCAGAGTGGCATCAACCTGCAGGGCAGGTGTGAACGCAATCCCAACCTAGCGCACCCCGGCTATTCAGCCATCGCACCGGCTTTTTGTTTCCCTTTGCCTGCGGGTCGCGCCCCTTCCCAAACTTTGGTGGCATCGTAATCAGGATTTGGGGTGGGGAGTTGCGCTCCCACGGCCTTGCGCCAGTCATTCAATTCTTTACGCAATTCGGCGACTTTTTTGGCTTCCGTGGGGGCCAGATCCTGTTTCTCTCCGATGTCCTTTTTCACGTTGTAGAGTTCTACGCGATCGTCTTCGAAGAAATGGATGAGCTTGAGGTCGCCTTTCCGGATGGCGCTGTAAGGCGTGGCGCTGCCGGGATGATAATGCGGGTAATGCCAGAAGATGGCGTCGCGTTGCAGCTTGCTACGACCGCGCAAAAGCGGAGCGATGCTTTCGCCATCCAGCGTGGTGTTGGGCTTCACTTCTGCCAGTTCGAGAATGGTGGGGAAGAAATCCACGGTGATGACGGGTGCTTCATTTTCACTACCGGCTTTGGTGACGCCCGGCCATTTCACGATGAGCGGGACGCGGACGCCGCCTTCATAGGCAGAGCCTTTGCCGAGGCGCAGTGGTGTATTATCCGTGGGACCCTTGCGCCAGCCTTGGGCATTCACAGTGCCGCTGAGTCCACCGTTGTCGCCGGTGATGAAAATGACGGTGTGGTCATCGATCTTCAACTCCGCGAGCTTCTTCATGATGGTGCCGAGGGAATCATCCACGCTCTCCACTAATGCGGCGTAAGCAGGATTGTTCTGCCGTGAACTGGCAGGGATAGATTTCTCATATTTTTTCTTCACCTCTTCCTTGGCCTGTATCGGTGTATGCACGGCATAATGCGGCAGGTAGATGAAGAAGGGTTTATCCTTGTTCGTCTCGATGAACTTCGTTGCTTCCAGTGCTTCACGATCGGTCAGGTATTCGCCTTTCTCGCCTTCGGGTTTAAGAGTGGGGATGTTGTAGGGCGCGTGGTAACTCGGCGGCGCACCGCGATCATATCCGGCCACATTCACATCGAAGCCTTGCTTGGTCGGTGCATACTCTTCACCGCCCAAGTGCCACTTGCCGATGCTGGCGGTGGCGTAACCCTTGGTTTTCAACATCTCGGCAATGGTGACTTCTTCGAGCGGAAGGAACTTTTGCCAATCGGGGATCTTCAATTTCGCGTAAGGGCGATTGTGCCCCGCAATCCAATCAGTGATGTGCAGGCGGGCCGGATATTTGCCCGTAAGCAAGGCGGCGCGTGTGGGGGAACAAACTGTGCAAGCCGAGTAAGCCGAGGTGAACTTCATGCCTTCTTTGGCGAGGCGGTCGATGTTCGGTGT is from Verrucomicrobiia bacterium and encodes:
- a CDS encoding DUF2007 domain-containing protein, coding for MKCVFTSSNSAEAGLLKSRLEEAGIECELRNEFAAQALPGTAFDPEVWVLDDAQYEEACALMAEWHQPAGQV
- a CDS encoding sulfatase, translating into MNRSLHHLRMAVLLLCLLSTASLRAASVSDKPLNFIFILVDDLGWTDFACFGSKSYQTPNIDRLAKEGMKFTSAYSACTVCSPTRAALLTGKYPARLHITDWIAGHNRPYAKLKIPDWQKFLPLEEVTIAEMLKTKGYATASIGKWHLGGEEYAPTKQGFDVNVAGYDRGAPPSYHAPYNIPTLKPEGEKGEYLTDREALEATKFIETNKDKPFFIYLPHYAVHTPIQAKEEVKKKYEKSIPASSRQNNPAYAALVESVDDSLGTIMKKLAELKIDDHTVIFITGDNGGLSGTVNAQGWRKGPTDNTPLRLGKGSAYEGGVRVPLIVKWPGVTKAGSENEAPVITVDFFPTILELAEVKPNTTLDGESIAPLLRGRSKLQRDAIFWHYPHYHPGSATPYSAIRKGDLKLIHFFEDDRVELYNVKKDIGEKQDLAPTEAKKVAELRKELNDWRKAVGAQLPTPNPDYDATKVWEGARPAGKGKQKAGAMAE